The DNA segment CTGTGGCACAACCCTTGAGACGGGTGCCCTTCCATCTAAAGAAAGcagtagagaaaaaaataaatcagctgcTAGAAATGGACATTATAAAATAAGTAGATCTGCCCACACCATGGGTGAATCCTGTTGTACTCGCCCCAAAAGCAGCAGAAGGTGACATCAGAATGTGCCTCAATATGAGAAGAGCAAATGCAGCCATCATCAGAGAGATACCTGATTCCCACAGTGGACAAGCTTTTACAAGGAATGAATGGATCAGCCATTTTCAGAAAACTGGACCGAAAGTGGGGCTACCACCAGCTGGAGCTCACACCAGAGTCAAGAGACATCACTATGTTTGCAGTGCATACAGGTACCTCTAggttagtctcgccaccagacaatcagagatctccgccttctgatagtctggggacactcctttctaaagtgtgtttaacacactggagaaaacggccggcaacaaagcaccgcctcttgcatttttgaaaaggacacgccctcccggaaatgtgcgctcccccttttctcgtccgccaATGCCAATGTATTGttcggccggacggatgagtcatggccttgtaaaagattatgtttgtttcttttagttggcgagaatgtcgccgcaaacgcaacaaacatccactaactttgaggGCATTTTCTGCGAGCgcagctgagccattttgtaccgctacacgtgtttctagtcggactatgtgtacgagcacaagagttcagcgagccacagATGGACCGCGCTGCAGATTTACTAtcggttctgcaacgtagggagtttttgtaaactctgaaattgtatccgtccatctaaacacaaaatcagggagaaagacatcagtctttagttaagcaaagcgtctaaagactgacttgtgagtctacctcTAGGTATAAGAGACTCATATTTGGCGTTTTCTCTGCAAGTGAACAATACCAACACGAAATTGCAACAACACTGTCTGGCATTGGTAGAGAATATCTCCGATGACATAATCGTTCATGCCCACGATCAACGACTCCATGCAGTTTTGTTAAGACTGGAGAGCTGTAGGCTGACCCTAAACACAGAGAGGTGTCAGTTTAACATGAACAAGTTAATATTCATGGGCATGCTACTTTCCAAAGAGGGCAATGGTCCCAccacagagagagtgagagctgTAGCTGAGGCACAAGAACCTGAGAATGCATCGGAGGTACGCAGCTTTCTGGGCTTAGCTGGCTACAGTAGCCGATTACGTAATACCCCAGTTCACCAGCATATCAGAGCCTCTGTGGAGATAAACAAAGAAGGACACACCGTTTCACTTCGGGCCTGAGCAAAAACAAGCGTCCAAAGCGCTTAAAGAAAAACTAGCTGAGGCCGGCACTTTGGCATATTTGACAAGGATGCTCCCACCAAGGTCATAGCCAATGCAGGAACAGTCGGCATAGGAGCAGTTCTTGTTCAAGAACAGCATGCAACAATGCTGGTAATATGTTATGTAAGCAGaactctgtctgtggcttcatctgagcaggtgaATGGCACTGTGGGgatgtaggcacactatcaatgaacatttgtttcaaatttgaggaagatgctcaaagtatgaccattctacagtgttttttccatgaaaagatccatgCGGAGCTCCACATGACAAGAGCGctcactcggcttcaaaacagtactatcagtgatcaaacaacactcagccagcttcaaacattttaccttattgaaatcaggtgtgattatgatagctgatgttgtttatgacacagaaacaccataaaatatcaccaaataaagccatgtgaaacgtgaaagttgtgatcccactttctagacggtgtatctcagccaaaaatagtggtacgagtgagactcttaccttttataaaagagCTATGTGTCCACAGACggctccacataagatcgcAAGTAATCTTTTAACTTTTCCTGTCgaaaaatggcatgacatgacttgtcaccactcatcgcgattttggactttgtgtgtttaggctgctctggtgcgaaatccataaaaaataaaagaaaaacaatgttatttttgaaaagccaagagcttcctgaatccggcagtaccaaacatcacatggtttgatgacgtagtgcgcctgtgagataccatttaacagaggagggaggagcgaggagggagggagcaagGACATCAGTGTCCAGGCGGagaggttaaaacaaatattttactaTACACATTGTGAAGTGTCTAATTTCTTTCTACTCCATACaggtacagtaaaatattgaaaatgtttttatttgtttgtttggtttttgactTTGCCTTTAAAAACGCATGAAGCGGGGAGAGGTGAACAATATGAAGCAATGAAGGTTCTGGTAATAGTACTGGCAAGACTTTAAAACTACTTTCCCCCCTGTATATAAGTAATATCAATCTGTTGatagaaatgttattttatatgcaaatattttaataaactaTTTTTCTTGTTTAAGTACATGGGatcttaggattttttttttaccgtggTATCGACTTTGGTATCGAGAATCGTGTAATTTTACTGGTATCGGCACCGACTACTGAatttttggtatcgtgacatcCCTAGTACAGACTACAGTATCACTGCCATTTAATAGAACCTCAAGCCTGAGGGCCCCACACAGTACTTTTCTATATTTAACAGCCTAGATCCTAATATTACCCGAGGCACTGGCAACCCTCTATCTTCGCACCAGTACCCAAAGCACACACGGGCACGCTCCAGTGGCTCTTCATCAGTCTTCTTACAGTAAAACCTGATGAGCGTCTCAGAAAAGCATGTTGGGAGGAGGCTGGACACCTGACAAGAATGACAACAGCATAAACTTGAGAAAAATGCCATACTGTAACAGAGGCTGTCTTATAAAGAAATACACCCAAGGAACAAATAGCTCATGGAAAGACAGAGATGATTTTGTTGTCATTGCGTTAGTTCTGACCCGCTCTCTGGGGATATGGAATGCTCTGGTAGGATCTCTCTTGCTGTAGAAATACACCTTTTCAATTGGGTCTTTGTCTTTCCTCCCATAGTCCATAGTACTGTCCTAAAAGAGAAGGGTTAGACAGAGCCCTATTTAACATTCACAAGTTAATTATGACAAGCATCTCACAAAATAAATCTCAATCCACAAAAGCCAAGATTGAAAGAAAAGTGAAGTAAAAGTGATAAGACGAAAAACTCACTAAAACTACAAAGTCCTCTGGGTTTAGCCTGTCATCCTGAAGGTCACTAAGCAATGCCTCTTTCCACCTGGGAAACATCTTTTTAAGGAGGGAGGATAAAAGATGACAAGTGGGAGGGGCAAGAGGTTTGAGTTATAGTCCATCTTGACAACACACAGTAAGGATATGTCCACATtagaaatttaaattaaaaaaacatatttttgtttctcatttttggccgtctgtccacactgaaacaTGATCAGTTATTCAAAGGTTCAAAACGCTATTCAGAGTATATAAATcttaatatgaatattttactGTGTATGGGGAAAATGGAGCTTTTGCAAAATGATGATGTAAGCTGGGGGCTGTCATCCATGAGAGCAGTGCGCCATCCAGACAATCTACAGCACAGACATGCTAGAGTTAACTTGTAAGTCATATCAACACGTTCACATCCCAACTTTTCAAATACCGCCGCTTTGTAAGTGGATATACGTGTCAAAATATGACGCACTAGGTACCCTCATGCGCCTGTTTTGGTAGTAGGGCGTAGTGCCATTACAAACTGCTGCCAACATATCACCATGAAAGGTGCTTCTGTGCGTCGGTCTCTGATGCCaaagtcactgacaaagcggcagtatttggCGAGCTAGGAGGGAGAACAGGCTATATCTTCACAAAGGCAGTAATTCCGAGCATGTTTTGATTAAGTATCTAAATAACAATATTTGCAAAGTGAATGTGAAGTATAACGTGAATACTTTCTATGCCATTACTCAGAAACTGATGTTAATGATATGGAGCAATGATCAGCAGTAATGTAAACAAACGAGACCAGCTGATCAACACATGCTGCAGCGTTAAACAACTTAAAACCTCTGCTgtgaagaaaataaatctgtgctcagtctgtttcaCCTCAAAAATCTTGTTCCTGGTCCGCTCAGCATCTTGGCTTTACCTGGAGCTAACGGAGAGAAACCCTGCTCTCCACTGCTGGAGACGTCAGTAACAACACAGCGAAGCACCTCCCCCTCATTGTGTTACTCTTATGCAGGCTGGAGAATGTAAAGTGCTTTCAAATCAACTAAGTCATTAACTGATGaagtttactttttaaaataaaaaggctgCATACTAATTATAATTTGACACTATGTGAGTTACATACTGTTTCCTATGAAACGTTACAGTATGCAAATACTGGACACTGTGACGACATAAATATCCCCACAATGGATTAGCAGGAGCAACCGTAGATGGCTGCAATCTGACTGGAACTCCCTGGTTTAAAAGTTAGGGCATGGAAGCATTTCAGCCTCTATGAAGTTGAAAGAGGGATCTGGTCAAGTCacattgtgtgcatgtaaattcatctgtttatttaattatggTAGTCACACAGTGGGAAAAAGAAATGATGTATAGAAATCTATAGAATTTattgaaatacattttgatgcatAAAGGTGCAGCGATAATTGTATAGTAATTGTAATTGTAATAGTAATTGTGACTGATAGGAATGTGTTGCGCTCCACATGACATCCAGGTACAATACCCATAGAGACATCTGCGCTCATCAACCACAAAAGGAGCACAACATCCAGTTCTGTTATAACAAAACCTGCTCTTATGATCATTGGTGTACTTATAGCTGCAGTGAAATAGATAACATGTCAAACTGAAGTGTTTTGCTGTacaggcacaaaaacacatggtgcACACCTTGATTTGGCTTGGTTTACACTTTGTTTCAGCCAGTAACTTGTAGTGGTTTCGAGTGATGATCCTCTGTAGAATCTCCCTCGCCTCATCCAAGCCCTGATCGGAGGAGTTGAGTATTTGGTTAAAGACATCATCTACAGGGCAAACAACAGAGCAGAAGACAGATCAGTTAGAACAAACCAAAGACAAGGTCACAAAATCATTCGTAGtgtttcacaaataaacaactgacGCTGTAAACTAAGAGGTTTAACTCACCAATATATCTGATAAAATTACTTCTGCTTaatgaaaaaacatgaataaacctGAGCAAGTTTGTTCTGCTCTCAATTATTTGCTAAACCCAACTGTCTGATCATAGCTTAGCAACATTAGCTCGGcatggtgagtttttgagcccaTAAAGACGATCTTTGTCTCACTCGAGGGTCAGACGTAAGATTCGTCCATGTCTTTGTGTTAGTTTATAAATAGTGGTGACCTTGCTTGCTAAGCTGTTATTGTTGTAACTAAACTGCTAAAGTGCACAAATAAAGTGGGTCGGCTGTAAGACATGATGTCAGCTGATGACATGATGTGTGCAGGTAAGTTGCCTAACTGAGCCATTTACCACCAAAATTCTTAGAATAATTCAGAcaattgtcagtgtttcatatcatttatgttagtaaataaaaacaatcgaACACAGGAAGTAATACTGACAGGAGTCTGACAGAATATGTTTGGACAATTCAGAAGACATGTAGTCTTTGTTGAACATGGCACAGATGGTGGTTTGTGTATCCTGcccactcctccctctgcaTTAATGTTAAAACACAAGCTTACAGCACACAGTGGTATCTACAGACCTGTCAGCTTGGTGTAGGCCTCCATGTTATCTTTGGCTGTGGAGAGAGTGAACATCTCCCCTCCTGAGCCTTCAATCTGGATGTGCTCGTCTGCTTTTACAAAGGCCTCTGCAATCCTGGATAATCATATACAATATGTGATCACCTAATGTATATTATACAAGAGAGTCAATTGTATGAAATAAGCTACATCATACAGCAGACAAAGCAAAATGTTGTTTCAGTATAAACCTGAGAAGGGTCAGTACTTACATGAACTGCACGATGTTGTTCACACTGTGCTGGTAGGCTCTTCTGTGGAGACTGTACCTTGTGTGGAACATGTCATACAGATTGTTCACCTCCTATTAAAAGAATTACATGTATTTTAGTCACATCTAATCATCTGAACAGATTGTTGTTTTAAAATCCGATCAAAAAGAAGATGTAGCAAAGTCAGCACCTTGTCCCTAGAGCAGATGTGCTTCTGCCCGTCCATCTCACACACCCTGGCAAACCTAAAGTAGCGgagatggtcaaagttgttccGGATGCCCAGGTGGTGGCAGTCCCTGAGAGGAGACAGTAAAGAAATGTGTGAAGAAAATAGGCTTTTTATGTTAAACTAATCAAAGCACCCTGGAGATTGCTCCATACTGTTAAAATCAGGAGAATGTTGTAATTGTTCTGGGGAAATAACACATAATAATTTGTCACTCTGCATCACAAAGTGAATTTCTCTTCAGTAGCTGAACAACAAGCCTCACCTGGCAAAGTAGTCAAACTTGTCCACATCAATGCCATTTGGTTTGTTGGCCACAATTTCATAGAGGAAGGACTTGTCCTTTGAACGGCCTTCATATGGCCACTGCAGAGATGACAGCACATTATTGACATTAGACACTGGCTGCTGTAGTAATAATGATACTGAATGATTTCAAACAGTTTACATAGGCAGGACTGATGTTCTGCACCTTTTAGTCAGTTCAGATAACTCTGTATGCCCCTTAAGGAGTGATTCCTGAGGCAGGCACAGTAAAAAGAAACATACAACAAGACATATAAGGAGAAATATATGACAGACAACCAGTGACCATGTGGTAAAGAAATACAGTCCACAGCACAACATTAGTACCAAacataccaggatgttctactacatcctgtccgattttgcagtatgcaagccagcatgcttttctggctactctgacccacaatcctctgcacacgACACATTTACTGAgccacaaacagatgacagcttcaCACCTCGTTAACACCTGTTTGACAGCTTATTGAtataacatattatatttgtaacagtgaaattacatctgcagttctcttTTAAGTAACTGATGTAATGATAGGAAAATTAATTGTTGAAGTAAACAAAATAGTCATCAATATTAGAAACAACAATTGGACATAACGATGGAAATAACAGTTAAAGAGAACGGCAGATTTAATCTCACTGTtgcaaatataatatgttagaatctacaatctgtgcagtcaTAACTTTTGAGTTCAACTACACACATTTCGAAGTAACAGCAGAGCTCTACGGGTTGATCTTATTAGCTAGGAACAAAGGAACAAACCTCATCAACTGTCTCTGTGTGCGGTTCTCCCTGTCTTTTTTTGAGTGGTCCTGCAATCATCTCTTTGATGAAGGTCAGGTCCACAGGCAGCACCAGGCCGTACCTCTCCATCTCCTGCTGTAGGCCATTACGTTCCACTAGGTGATAAAACATCTGTACAGAGGCATCCTCATGCTGCAAGATACATAGATTCATCAATATATGAGAATTAATAGCAAaagtatagatagatagatagatagatagatgcccAGTGACGGGTGTTGGTGTAAAACCAACAACAGTGACTCTCTCCAAAATCTGCACAAACTCTGCCTCGCGAATGACACAATTTCATGTattacaaatgttttgtgtgggtTCATTATACCAAGGTTTGACGTTTACATTATACTGCTGACATTTATTACAGCACCAATAATTAATGTCAGGAGAATCAAcattttcattgttgttgttgttccattGTTAAATATGTCATGTTGATGTCATTTAATTTCAGGATGCACTTATTAATAGCCTTGCTGACTGCCATTGGCCTAttagcaaataagatgacatccaccgatggcagtggccgatgttttccttttgtaccacatcagtagtgacaatagaaaacatgtttgggatgaacagagatcttcctCGGGACGCTGTCAGGATGAAAGGACAAAGTAAAGTAACCATCGACACGTCAGGTGACACACCATATCGTTTCCTTGACAATGCCACATTGTGAACAACTAATCTGTGtttgacatcagcaggaggagaattATTTAACGTATTAATcacattatgatgtgttcaagctctTTTCAGTAAAATGAGTATTGGGCAAAGGTTGTTCTCATGAGGTGTTCAAATgtgatcttgtaaaatgtagcgtTTGGTGAGAAACGTGAATAAATGCAGTTGTTTGAagaagaaatttgttgatgtatccaatatgaaacaaatattagagagggaatttaTGAAATATAGTAATaaggcttttgaagcagttattttAGTTCTTTCTTCTAAATTTGTATGAATacatttgtgctcattcaaagatagcataatgaaggactgaacagttattttttcataattaatattattattaaattgatattttaaACATGAGTATGAGCCCAGAATTACACAGCTGATGGATTCCATATTTAATTGCACACATTATATATTACATAATAGGTCCAAACTTGGGTAAAGGAACATCTGTTCACAGAGGTGTAAGTATCACTTTCTTCCTGAGTCTGTGTTCTGTGCTTGGGTTCACTTTGTTGATTGTAACAGATGGAGTATTGAAACAGGAAAGACTTGTAACTTCTCAAGCCTGTGCCATGTCGACCTTTAGGTTCATCTGGCTGAAAGAACCACACTGCCCCACACTAAAATATCAGCAGCAGAGACCAAGAATcgctctcccctctcctcattGAGCCCGACTCACCTATGTACGATGATTTCAGTGGTTATCACTgcaaaacttcaattaatagcccgggctactaattgcttaaatcactgacatcaacaggcgtctatatgggacaggcctttaattcctttcactgTTGAAAGGAAtataaaactgttgctcagcaaagatgggaaatacagtacaggccaaaagtttggacacaccttctcattcaatgcgttttctttattttcatgactatttacattgtagattctcactgaaggcatcaaaactatgaatgaacacatgtggagttatgtacttaacaaaaaaaggtgaaataactgaaaacatgttttatattctagtttcttcaaaatagccaccctttgctctgattactgctttgcacactcttggcattctctccatgagcttcaagagttagtcacctgaaatggttttccaacagtcttgaaggagttcccagaggtgtttagcacttgttggcccctttgccttcactctgcggtccagctcaccccaaaccatctcgattgggttcaggtccggtgactgtggaggccaggtcatgtgccgcagcactccatcactctccttcttggtcaaatagcacttacacagcctggaggtgtgtttggggtcattgtcctgttgaaaaataaatgatcgtccaactaaacgcaaaccggatgggatggcatgtcgctgcaggatgctgtggtagccatgctggttcagtgtgccttcaattttgaataaatccccaacagtgtcaccagcaaaacacccccacaccatcacacctcctcctccatgcttcacagtgggaaccaggcatgtggaatccatccattcaccttttctgcgtctcacaaagacacggctgttggaaccaaagatctcaaatttggactcatcagaccaaagcacagatttccactggtctaatgtccattccttgtgtttcttggcccaaacaaatctcttctgcttgttgcctctccttagcagtggtttcctagcagctatttgaccatgaaggcctgattggcgcagtctcctcttaacagttgttctaaagatgggtctgctgctagaactctgtgtggcattcatctggtctctgatctgagttgctgttaacttgcgatttctgaggctggtgactcggaggaacttatcctcagaagcagaggtgactcttggtcttcctttcctgggtcggtcctcatgtgtgccagtttcgttgtagcgcttgatggtttttgcgactccacttggggacacatttaaagtttttgcaattttccggactgactgaccttcatttcttaaagtaatgatggccactcgtttttctttagttagctgattggttcttgccataatatgaattttaacagttgtccaatagggctgtcggctgtgtattaacctgacttctgcacaacacaactgatggtcccaaccccattgataaagcaagaaattccactaattaaccctgataaggcacacctgtgaagtggaaaccatttcaggtgactacctcttgaagctcatggagagaatgccaagagtgtgcaaagcagtaatcagaggaaagggtggctattttgaagaaactagaatataaaacatgttttcagttatttcacctttttttgttaagtacataactccacatgtgttcattcatagtattgatgccttcagtgagaatctacaatggaaatagtcatgaaaataaagaaaacgcattgaatgagaaggtgtgtccaaacttttggcctgtactgtacaatcAAACAGTTTATGTAAACcaatatgaatattacttgtttaaacaTTAGGgctcaattatgaatcattcattcgATTTAGGTCAGAtagacagcacatcagagagtTACGGCACCCAGCATACCAACACAACATCACTTTATCCTGCaaaacaatatttacaactAGGATTCATTTGGATTCTTTTGATgtgaggacccttacagactaaaagaatatgaataacttacagagtaatagaggaatggacacatgatTTGAGGtcgccaacaacctggttttatacatctgaagaacttctataatAAAACATGAACTGCTTGaaaaccagaccaggcgtctgaTTAAGACAGGTGTTCATTTAGCAAagtgtgtagccacaccaggctagtgaaagagactgggtgtttaattgagacaaggcttttaattgaagttttacagtatttcatATCATGTCATATGTCAGGGACAACAGAAATAACAGTTTCTCACCCTCCACTCATGTCCTGGACGTGCCTCGGGGATGAACGTCCCATCATACAGATGGGAAAAGGGTCCATGTCCTAGATATGGGAGATACCATAACATAAGTCAAACTGTGAAGTGAAACATTTGTGAGTGTATCTTATCaggcctgttttattttaggctagtattagagacaggcctttactGATATTGATGatattataaaaatatgttttgtaatCTGCTGCAAATGACTGTTATTATTGTTTGCATTATTTTCTTTAAAGCAACAACATACCAGTAGTCATGCCATACACACAGTTCCACTGTGTGTCTATAAAACActagtttccatccaaattcagCGCTAATATTAATTTCAGAATTTCCAGAAAAATTTGAGCGTATCTGTTTATGATGATTTATAGTGACTATGATTAATATAACCTCAGATCTTAACTGCGGACTAAAAAACATGACTATTGACTGTCTATCTCACTGATAATGAATGAGGGAGCCACTTTTTTGGTGTAGCTACAAATGTGTGCCAACACTATAACTGCCTTCCAGGAGAGACTGTCTGAAAAAGCTGTTGTACATTTAAACAATTGTTGCCCttgctgcaaatatttcacaataagtGCTCTCCCACTTGGTCAAAGGGCTCACCCAGGTCATGGCAAAGACCAGCAATCTGCACACAAAGGATGTCTCTTTCAGTGATGAGGAGTTCTGGCTGCGTTGCATGCAGAGCTTTTGCAAGTTCTCCTGCTAGGTGCCCCACCCTTTATCCCCACATAcagaacacaacaacaaaaaacgggTTACACAATTACCACACGAGTATCCTGCTGCAAAACTGGAAACATCAACTTTTACTATACCTATActaatgtgtttgctttggttGTATCAGTTATATTAGGTGCTTTTCTTCCTGCTTTGGATTGTGATTTGCTCGGGACACAAAACTGTATCTATCTGATAATATGCGGACCTACCCAATAGAGTGTTCAAAGCGGTTGTGGGATGCTCCAGGGTAAACAAAGTAAGCCCCTCCAAGCTGCTTGATGTTTCGTAGTCTCTGGAACTGAGGTGTGTCAATGATTTTGACGAGCAGTGGGTGTAATGTCATATGCCCGTGGATGGGATCATTAAACACCTGGCACAGCACATAGAACAGAAACCAAGTCCTGTTATGTTTACAAGAGTACCAGTAAAACCAGaagcaaacatgaagccaaagcTACAGAGGAATGGCTG comes from the Epinephelus lanceolatus isolate andai-2023 chromosome 8, ASM4190304v1, whole genome shotgun sequence genome and includes:
- the LOC144464150 gene encoding deoxynucleoside triphosphate triphosphohydrolase SAMHD1-like isoform X2, with translation MAEQGQHKVFNDPIHGHMTLHPLLVKIIDTPQFQRLRNIKQLGGAYFVYPGASHNRFEHSIGVGHLAGELAKALHATQPELLITERDILCVQIAGLCHDLGHGPFSHLYDGTFIPEARPGHEWRHEDASVQMFYHLVERNGLQQEMERYGLVLPVDLTFIKEMIAGPLKKRQGEPHTETVDEWPYEGRSKDKSFLYEIVANKPNGIDVDKFDYFARDCHHLGIRNNFDHLRYFRFARVCEMDGQKHICSRDKEVNNLYDMFHTRYSLHRRAYQHSVNNIVQFMIAEAFVKADEHIQIEGSGGEMFTLSTAKDNMEAYTKLTDDVFNQILNSSDQGLDEAREILQRIITRNHYKLLAETKCKPSQIKMFPRWKEALLSDLQDDRLNPEDFVVLDSTMDYGRKDKDPIEKVYFYSKRDPTRAFHIPRERVSSLLPTCFSETLIRFYCKKTDEEPLERARVCFGYWCEDRGLPVPRMEGHPSQGLCHRCYTLINM
- the LOC144464150 gene encoding deoxynucleoside triphosphate triphosphohydrolase SAMHD1-like isoform X1 — protein: MAEQGQHKVFNDPIHGHMTLHPLLVKIIDTPQFQRLRNIKQLGGAYFVYPGASHNRFEHSIGVGHLAGELAKALHATQPELLITERDILCVQIAGLCHDLGHGPFSHLYDGTFIPEARPGHEWRHEDASVQMFYHLVERNGLQQEMERYGLVLPVDLTFIKEMIAGPLKKRQGEPHTETVDEWPYEGRSKDKSFLYEIVANKPNGIDVDKFDYFARDCHHLGIRNNFDHLRYFRFARVCEMDGQKHICSRDKEVNNLYDMFHTRYSLHRRAYQHSVNNIVQFMIAEAFVKADEHIQIEGSGGEMFTLSTAKDNMEAYTKLTDDVFNQILNSSDQGLDEAREILQRIITRNHYKLLAETKCKPSQIKMFPRWKEALLSDLQDDRLNPEDFVVLDSTMDYGRKDKDPIEKVYFYSKRDPTRAFHIPRERVSSLLPTCFSETLIRFYCKKTDEEPLERARVCFGYWCEDRGLPVPRMERTRAQRGPAEDPHGQGGGQEAPQQNPEGEQVLADGN